The Candoia aspera isolate rCanAsp1 chromosome 6, rCanAsp1.hap2, whole genome shotgun sequence genome has a segment encoding these proteins:
- the MINPP1 gene encoding multiple inositol polyphosphate phosphatase 1: MGHPVSSARLVQLLPLLLLARGEWRGDAAAAGRAALLSPFFGTKSRYEDLRPHLLQDPLSLGPPLPGFPLPPASCTPLQLSAVVRHGTRFPTRKQIEQLARLHDRLRGGGGGCSAAERLARWTMWYQPDMDGKLASKGRSDMKMLAKRLAARFPSLLAPGRRLAFTSSSKPRCLDSSTAFREGLREALYGQPSDCGRNETFEINDKLMRFFDHCEKFVRDIEDNSTALHEVDAFKESPEMMKIVNKTAHTLCLPVKDLNADLVQVAFFTCSYGLSIKNISSPWCSLFNKEDAKVLEYLNDLKQYWKRAYGYNITGQSSCMLFQDIFKNLDKAVTESKRSKPISTPAIIQFGHAETLQPLLALMGYFKDKVPLNANNYYSHLNRKYRSGRIVPYAANLLFVLYHCDQARSPAEEYKVQILLNEKLLPFTYSGKTVSLYSKLKKHYKDFIQNCMFAKVCSISRNGTSVDSF, encoded by the exons ATGGGGCACCCGGTGAGCTCCGCGCGGCTCGTCCAGCTGCTGCCGCTGCTCCTCCTGGCCCGCGGGGAGTGGCGAGGCGACGCCGCGGCCGCCGGCCGAGCCGCGCTGCTGAGCCCCTTCTTCGGCACCAAGTCCCGCTATGAAGACCTGCGCCCGCACCTCCTCCAGGACCCGCTCTCGCTCGGGCCGCCGCTGCCGGGCTTCCCGCTGCCCCCGGCCTCCTGCACCCCGCTGCAGCTGAGCGCCGTCGTGCGCCACGGGACGCGCTTCCCCACTCGCAAGCAGATCGAGCAGCTGGCGCGCCTGCACGACCGCctccgcggcggcggcgggggctgcTCGGCGGCGGAGCGCCTGGCGCGCTGGACCATGTGGTACCAGCCGGACATGGACGGGAAGCTGGCCTCCAAGGGGCGAAGCGACATGAAGATGCTGGCCAAGCGCCTCGCCGCCCGCTTCCCCAGCCTCCTGGCGCCCGGTCGGCGCCTGGCCTTCACCAGCAGCTCCAAGCCCCGGTGCCTGGACAGCAGCACCGCCTTCCGCGAAGGGCTCCGCGAGGCGCTTTACGGGCAGCCGAGCGACTGCGGGAGAAACG AAACATTTGAAATTAATGATAAGCTGATGAGATTTTTTGATCACTGTGAAAAATTTGTACGAGACATTGAAGACAACAGTACGGCGTTACATGAGGTCGATGCCTTTAAGGAAAGTCCTGAGATGATGAAGATAGTGAATAAAACTGCACATACTTTGTGTCTACCAGTGAAAGACCTAAATGCAG atttgGTTCAAGTGGCATTTTTTACTTGCTCATATGGGCTAAGTATAAAAAACATTAGCTCCCCCTGGTGTTCACTGTTCAACAAAGAAGATGCCAAG GTACTTGAGTATCTGAATGATCTCAAACAGTACTGGAAGAGAGCCTATGGATATAATATTACCGGTCAGTCCAGCTGCATGCTTTTCCAAGATATCTTCAAAAATTTGGACAAGGCAGTTACAGAGAGTAAAAG GTCAAAACCTATTTCTACACCAGCGATCATCCAGTTTGGACATGCAGAGACTCTTCAGCCGCTTCTTGCACTCATGggctattttaaagataaggtGCCTCTTAATGCCAACAACTATTACAGTCACTTGAATCGCAAGTACCGTAGTGGTCGCATCGTCCCCTATGCTGCCAACTTGTTGTTTGTGCTTTATCACTGTGATCAAGCTAGATCTCCTGCGGAAGAGTACAAGGTTCAGATACTTCTCAATGAGAAGCTCCTGCCTTTTACCTACTCGGGGAAAACCGTCTCTTTGTACTCCAAACTGAAAAAACATTATAAAGATTTCATTCAGAACTGCATGTTTGCCAAAGTGTGCAGTATCTCAAGAAATGGTACTAGCGTTGATTCATTCTAA